CGACGGCAGGGAGCTGGAGCTGTGCGGCGACGGCTTCTTGCCGGCTGCGCGACGGGCGTCGTGGTGGCGGAGCGTGCTGGGCGGCCGGTGGCGGCGGATGGTGCGGGTCAACGCAGCTCCGCCAAATCTAGCCGCGTCACGACGCGGGCTGCGGGCAGCGAGGACTGCGGACGGCGCCGTGGGGTGCGGCGGTGGCTGTCCATGGCAGTGGTGTGGCCTCGGCTGGTGTCCGGGGCGGTGGTGCGTGCTTGGCGGCGGCGACCCCGTTCAGCACCATTTTGGTCTGGCGGGCGTGTGGGCgtcgggcggcgcgggggcgggcTGCGACCTGGTGTGGTCGTGGTCATGACCGTGGCCCACGGCAGCGCGCTAGCTGCTGCTGGCGACGGTGGTGGTGGCAGGTTGATTGCGGCGGCGGCCAGATTTTTCTGGCGTCGGCCCGTCTGTAGGCTGCCTGTATCGGCCTTCGACCCCTCTCCTCGACGTCCGTTCGCTTCTCTCAGCGGAGGGTTGGCCTTCTCCCGGCTGCGGTCCATCATGCGTCTCGCGCCCGATGACGTAGGACCGAGCTGGTCTCGCGCGCGGCAGCAGGACCGGCTCATCTCGCGCCCGACAGTAGGActgcgctcgtctcgcgcccggcagcaggaccggctCGTCTCGTGCCCGGTGGCAGGActgcgctcgtctcgcgcccggtgtaGCAGGATGGCTCGATGGAGGCTTGTTgtggccggcctattgggtctcggcgTTGGGACTGGCCAGGGGTGTGAAAGGCGGATCCTTTCCGCCCGTGTCTGCGGTGGAGGTAGCGGTGGGGCTCGGGGGacttggtgtcaaggtcttggattccggggcggcggccccggtaGTGGTGGCGCGGTGCTCATGGGCAAAGCTCGTGCCTCGGTGCTGCCCGGCTATCACGGCCGTGTGGGCGGTGTGGTAGCCGGGGTATGGCGTTCGTTGGCGGTGaatgttggccggggtgaaaacctactCTATCTTTGGACGGACTGGCGATGGCGAAtatcgctcccttcttgaaggcgtcgtcgcggctatcACTGCATGTCGTggtgctccaggggaaactctgatcctcggatcggaCGGTGGCgacgctccggtgccgtatccttcctgaaggcaccgccttgaagcccacggttcgtcatatgcggcttcactTCTTCGGATGAAGCCTCCGGTGGCTCTTGTAGTGCTAGGGtgtgtgttgctgcgctcagcgcctatgtatcctgccttgggtgcgtgtgtgtgtttgtgatGGGTGAGTGCGGTTGTACCGGACACTGTggatctttgctttatatataaagtgggacgaaagcctttttcggtactACTGTGTAGTATCACAAACAGTCTAGAACGGGTTATGTTGGCCTTCTGTTAGGCTCTTGGGTCAGTCCTTTTGATATTCCATGTGATGTGAAACATTTTCTTATGCATGTTATCATGGTTCCCTTAAGGCAATCATTTTACATGCCTGGTTCTACTCGGATCTTTCCTAAACTTGGCCTCGGTTATGACTTGATGTGGACTAGTTTTCTACATTTGTACATTTATCTAGAGGTTTGAAGCTAACAATATTTTTGTCACAGCTGTTGTCAGACTGATTTAATCACAACATCAACGCCAAACTGCAAATAAATCCCAACTCCTCGTTCACAGGCTCTGTGGTTCAATATTTTAATTTGGTACCAACCACACACCAGCCGCAATTTTAATTTTAACTAGGTCCATTCGAAAGATGCATTCAGATTTCAGAACGACTGACAGACCAACTATagtcagtactccctccgttcgggttTATTGGGCCTGTGAGCAAGAATGCGGCGTCCCTTCTTATTAGGCCCTCCCGTCCAATTACCAAGGAAAGTTAATTGAAAACGATGCATGCATGCGAGATTAGCGTCGTTCGGCAGCATTTTCGAGGAAATAATTAATGCATAGACGCCGCATGCGTGGAGATTTGGCGCTTGGGTTGCAGCTCCATCCGCTAGTTCCGCGGAAAATTAATTTGTAGACGTTGCATGCATGGGCTCTAGAGGTAGCGATTGGTGCAAAGCATGCGGGATTGTGGTTGCATAATTATTCACAATAAATGACGTGCCATACTAAGCATCAGCTAATTACTCAAAGGATTAATACCTAAACTAACGTGCACCAATAGAAGACTGCCTTGGTCTTGCCGATTCGGTTGGCGGGCCTAATAAATCCGGACGGAGAGAGTAATTCAGAAGGTGGAGACAAGCACAGAAAAAGGAGGGTAACAATTCAGAGGGATTTATCTCATCCTGGTAGCCATATTTCATTGATATAAGCAGTACATCGAAGCACAGCTACAAGCCAGTTACATAGGAACGACGCACACATAGAACACGACGGGAACAGAGAATCTAAAACACCTAGCAACGACAAGCGAGGCGCCTAGGCGCGCTCCCCGCGGATGCGGCGGGCGAGCtggatgtccttgggcatgatgGTGACGCGCTTGGCATGGATGGCGCAGAGGTTGGTGTCCTCGAAGAGGCCGATGAGGTAGGCCTCGGCGGCCTCCTGCAGGGCAGAGACGGCGGAGCTCTGGAAGCGGAGGTCGGTCTTGAAGTCCTGCGCGATCTCACGGACCAGGCGCTGGAAGGGGAGCTTGCGGATGAGCAGCTCCGTGCTCTTCTGGTACTTGCGGATCTCGCGCAGCGCGACGGTGCCCGGGCGGAAGCGGTGCGGCTTCTTCACGCCGCCGGTGGCGGGGGCCGACTTGCGCGCCGCCTTGGTCGCCAGCTGCTTCCACGGGGCCTTGCCGCCGGTGGACTTGCGCGCCGTCTGCTTCGTACGGGCCATCGGGGGAGGAGCGGGGGCGCTGGGATGGGAGATCGGAGAGGTTTGCTCGGGTGTTTTGAAGTGGAGCGGGGGAGATTTGCTTTGCGATGTGGAAATGGAGGGGAGACAGGGGGAATAAATAGGAGGCGGGTGGATTTGGTGCTCGGAGCGCGGATCCGGAATTCGGCCGCGGGTGGGGGGAGGGGAGGTGGGAGCCGTCGGATGGCGTATGAGTGAAGGGTGCCGATCGATTTTTCCAGGCGTCACGCGGATCGCGATCCGTGGGTCGTGAATGGTGACGAATGGAAGGCTGCCATCTGGCAACTCTTTCACATCTCAATCACGCTAGGACTGTGGTGTGGCAGGATGGCCGTCCCatgaaacatcactgtaacttttctttctttctttttgcggTTGTTCTTTCAATCAAACGAATTTCGTGGGATTTGCATTCATAGGAATTTTTTAtacataagagcaactccaacgcaggcactcatttcgtccgccgccgtccgtcTGGGTCGGTGCAGACAAAAGTGGAGGTCCAACGCGCGACCCATCCACAAAACGCGTCCGTGCGGATCCATTTACGGCCCAAATT
Above is a window of Triticum aestivum cultivar Chinese Spring chromosome 6B, IWGSC CS RefSeq v2.1, whole genome shotgun sequence DNA encoding:
- the LOC123133983 gene encoding histone H3.2, which translates into the protein MARTKQTARKSTGGKAPWKQLATKAARKSAPATGGVKKPHRFRPGTVALREIRKYQKSTELLIRKLPFQRLVREIAQDFKTDLRFQSSAVSALQEAAEAYLIGLFEDTNLCAIHAKRVTIMPKDIQLARRIRGERA